In Arachis hypogaea cultivar Tifrunner chromosome 2, arahy.Tifrunner.gnm2.J5K5, whole genome shotgun sequence, a genomic segment contains:
- the LOC112727095 gene encoding uncharacterized protein, with protein MKLRYGLESPWFFTIVYGSPQIGLRTSLWEGLNIADNLTSEWCVGGDFNCVLSATDTGDLGFKGQPFTWQKGIIRRQLDRYVTNAAWSQRFSSAVVKHLPKLKSDHVLIFLELWVDSTAASSCRPFRFLASWLTHENFNSMLKTNSKDEISLDQNVTNFMEAAKVWNKEVFGDIHLKKNRILARLNGISLKLGFEVNPFLEDLQTELWKELEAIFIQEEILWKQCSRCKWIYYGDRNTSYFHNLATARRRRNRVTMLKNQHGDWIDDTFQLQQLGMNHFLSLYADDQPYEKLVASGLFPTWTSEEVGRLDRMVAVKEVSAAIFSMGAWKAPGPDGLPPMFYQSNWDGAL; from the exons ATGAAACTTAGATATGGTTTGGAAAGTCCTTGGTTTTTTACGATTGTTTATGGCTCCCCACAAATTGGGTTGAGAACTAGTCTATGGGAAGGTCTGAATATTGCTGATAATTTGACTAGTGAGTGGTGTGTAGGAGGGGACTTTAATTGTGTCTTATCTGCTACCGATACAGGG GACCTGGGCTTTAAAGGTCAGCCGTTTACCTGGCAAAAAGGAATTATTAGAAGACAGTTGGATAGATACGTAACTAATGCAGCTTGGTCCCAACGCTTTAGTAGCGCCGTGGTAAAGCATCTTCCCAAACTCAAATCAGACCATGTCCTAATTTTTCTGGAGCTTTGGGTTGATAGTACTGCTGCGTCCTCCTGTCGTCCCTTTCGGTTTTTGGCTTCATGGTTGACTCATGAGAACTTTAATTCTATGTTGAAGACAAACTCGAAGGATGAAATTTCTTTGGACCAAAATGTGACTAATTTTATGGAGGCCGCAAAGGTTTGGAACAAGGAAGTTTTTGGTGATATTCATCTGAAAAAGAATAGAATTTTGGCCAGATTGAATGGTATCTCCTTGAAACTTGGTTTCGAAGTGAATCCTTTTTTGGAGGATCTCCAAACTGAGTTATGGAAAGAACTGGAAGCAATTTTTATTCAAGAGGAGATACTTTGGAAACAATGTTCAAGATGTAAGTGGATATATTATGGGGATCGCAATACCTCCTACTTCCACAATTTGGCAACTGCTAGAAGACGGAGAAACAGAGTGACAATGCTTAAGAACCAACATGGTGACTGGATAGATGACACGTTTCAGCTTCAGCAATTGGGCATGAACCACTTTCTTTCACTTTATGCTGATGATCAGCCATATGAGAAGTTAGTAGCTTCCGGTCTGTTCCCTACTTGGACGTCCGAAGAGGTTGGGCGCCTGGATCGTATGGTTGCAGTGAAAGAAGTCTCTGCGGCTATCTTTTCTATGGGAGCTTGGAAAGCCCCGGGACCAGACGGTCTTCCCCCTATGTTTTACCAGAGCAACTGGGATGGAGCCTTGTGA
- the LOC140177154 gene encoding secreted RxLR effector protein 161-like, which translates to MYAQVCTRPDIAFIVGVLDRYLSNPGMDHWIVVKRIMRYLKRIKDCMLTYRRSENLERIGYYNSDFAGCQDSRRSTSSCIFILAGGAIAWKSNKQTLVASSIVEAEYVTCFEASKHGI; encoded by the coding sequence atgtatgctcaagtctgcaCACGTCCCGATATAGCATTTATAGTGGGAGTATTGGatagatacttgagcaatccggGCATGGATCATTGGATAGTTGTTAAACGCATAATGCGCTATCTGAAGAGAATAAAGGATTGCATGCTTActtatcggagatcagaaaatttggagagaattgGGTATTATAATTCTGATTTTGCGGGATGCCAAGACAGTAGACGCTCTACTTCAAGCTGCATCTTCATTTTGGCTGGAGGAGCTATTGCATGGAAGTCTAACAAACAGACTCTTGTAGCTTCCTCAATAGTAGAGGCAGAATATGTTACTTGCTTTGAGGCATCCAAACATGGCATATAG
- the LOC140177153 gene encoding uncharacterized protein gives MLEEVSKDGAGRAAPFNPKPVRLAEYDEWCRPWKLSLIVKVLEDAMQNLAVWVRIPELPPVELYTYHFLWRAGGKIGTMLKIDQTTSIHSRRKFARLCVEVDLRNQLVPAIKVLGKEFKVEYEGLHLICFGCGKYGHRIDGFPESR, from the exons ATGTTGGAGGAGGTATCTAAAGACGGTGCCGGCAGAGCAGCTCCCTTCAATCCAAAGCCGGTGAGATTGGCAGAGTATGACGAATGGTGTCGTCCATGGAAGCTTTCTCTTATTGTCAAGGTACTCG AGGATGCAATGCAAAACTTAGCAGTATGGGTGAGAATTCCGGAGCTGCCGCCGGTTGAACTCTACACCTATCACTTCCTATGGCGGGCAGGTGGAAAGATCGGAACAATGTTAAAAATTGATCAAACTACTTCTATACACTCTAGGAGAAAGTTTGCCCGCTTATGTGTGGAGGTGGATCTGCGGAACCAGCTTGTCCCAGCTATAAAAGTTCTCGGAAAGGAGTTTAAGGTAGAGTACGAAGGTCTCCATCTTATCTGCTTTGGTTGCGGTAAGTATGGGCATAGAATTGATGGTTTCCCAGAGAGTAGGTGA